A DNA window from Ostrea edulis chromosome 5, xbOstEdul1.1, whole genome shotgun sequence contains the following coding sequences:
- the LOC125651642 gene encoding LOW QUALITY PROTEIN: tyrosine-protein phosphatase non-receptor type 21-like (The sequence of the model RefSeq protein was modified relative to this genomic sequence to represent the inferred CDS: deleted 2 bases in 1 codon), translating into MPFGLKFKRTRRYDISTKNVFVVGVEMLDHSYLECTLNSDSTGQECLESIAQRIELSQTQYFGLRYVTKKMQYHWIDLTKPLKKQIEKNLQPGHSPRLYFGVLFYIPGAHKIVDDVARYQYFLQLKTDIVEGRIPVSVEQVIRLGAFSLQAEFGDYEYDKQQQEYFEDNDLFPKAMYRDENAVGEMMHEVLSSYTNLQGIHQVKAEMQYIKEIQMMDGYGMEYYTAKDERSKELYLGTSYTGILARYLDGSPTICFRWNEIARLTQSKKVLEIDTSKSSCHYTMEDSDTAKYLKRMGYLIQKFHKTNKMTPSSSLVDLSDLTADQGQDDIQTSQQIFSDPLTQSQTSLTYSQHSAYSQVSHDQRFDPDLSQSSIEDFYRQSQQSLETTHSDVVHYSGDGSFTHVNGGQLITDSPVIGQHTHIQRSESHRSPVLPAYRPSPSYEEVMHRRMGQQPSAVHGSPILQPHQHPNTMPDLYPQTSPRLLHEAVLMQQPAPNIMYNPDVTYTTGNAYMTSELVSSYSNNTMYANRAAFTTELGNRGSNLVIQPTYSSPELNSQLPQFSIKETEPLLYKPPPPYPRSSTSTPDLANQTVKGHVGESPDLVSRKTLGVKTSFNGSVDNVPKVVTDHNELKTYHTSSENVILNQESAILHRDTTDSVEQSLVLPDISTSAVSPDITVQQPETDDASSDHSGATFHVKDTDSEKEDDRSPKLDSVKSKIAIKFVAPNKAPPPSTSKELITRRESFRRQMIARTTQDNPIGKDDPQDPVVIPEHNDGSSVVVKPTTSQSTFIRRFSSRRLSHKKPDVPPITRRASDIATKFTGLDVVPPVGNYVRQVSAESEEPVAAEEDSDSDYEKDATVKLKMGPLKMAAMNGLTMSRPMVLALMNDESRAPKDERRKLLENKLSENLVFKEFEEIPKKVPSAECVVARLPENESRNRFRDVLPYDVTRVKLTPRKDNHSGYVNASHIKLSFGDRMWWYIATQAPLEETTTDFWQMVWEQEVDVIAMLTDLSEQGKQKCYTYWPQEIGQEHKITFGQFEVTLLFCNDSLCYITNRISVVHLPTKKEKQVWHLQYTDWPDHGCPEDMYGFLGFLDEVDSVQRLAESEEGSGKKSPILVHCSAGAGRTGVVILTQVMKWCLEHNFDIDLPKALGAIRQQRMFMVQTLGQYNFIHKTLIQYLKNSRLI; encoded by the exons ACGCAGTACTTTGGCTTACGCTACGTGACAAAGAAGATGCAGTATCACTGGATAGATCTGACAAAGCCGTTGAAGAAACAGATAGAGAAGAATCTGCAGCCAGGTCACTCCCCGAGACTCTACTTCGGTGTCCTGTTTTACATCCCAGGAGCTCACAAAATTGTTGATGATGTTGCAAG ATATCAGTACTTCCTGCAGTTGAAAACAGACATAGTTGAGGGGAGAATCCCAGTCAGTGTAGAGCAAGTTATTCGTCTTGGAGCTTTCAGTCTACAAG CTGAGTTTGGAGATTATGAATATGATAAACAACAGCAAGAATATTTTGAAGATAATGATTTATTTCCCAAG GCGATGTACCGTGACGAGAATGCCGTGGGAGAGATGATGCACGAGGTACTGAGTTCCTACACTAACCTCCAGGGAATCCACCAAGTGAAGGCGGagatgcagtacattaaggagATCCAGATGATGGACGGCTACGGCATGGAGTACTACACCGCTAAG GATGAGAGAAGTAAAGAGTTGTACCTGGGAACTTCCTACACTGGTATACTGGCCAGGTATCTGGATGGCTCGCCTACCATATGTTTCAG ATGGAATGAAATTGCCAGACTGACACAAAGCAAGAAAGTCCTGGAGATAGACACATCAAAGAGTTCCTGTCACTACACAATG GAGGACTCAGATACAGCCAAATATCTGAAGAGGATGGGGTACCTTATACAAAAGTTCCACAAAACCAACAAAATGACTCCTAG TTCCAGTCTTGTTGACCTTTCTGACCTCACAGCTGACCAAGGACA ggatGATATTCAAACATCACAGCAAATTTTCTCAGACCCATTG ACTCAGTCACAGACATCACTGACCTACTCTCAACATTCCGCTTATTCTCAAGTGTCACATGACCAGAGGTTTGATCCAG ATTTATCACAGTCTTCCATTGAGGATTTTTATCGACAGTCACAGCAGAGCCTGGAGACAACTCATAGTGATGTTGTCCATTATTCTGGTGATGGTAGCTTCACTCATGTTAATGGAGGTCAGCTGATTACAGACAGCCCTGTGATTGGTCAGCACACCCATATACAGAGAAGTGAATCACACAGGTCCCCAGTGTTACCTGCATACCGACCTAGCCCGAGCTACGAGGAGGTGATGCATCGTCGGATGGGCCAACAACCTTCAGCAGTTCACGGTTCTCCGATTCTTCAGCCACATCAACATCCAAACACGATGCCCGACCTGTATCCACAAACCTCCCCCCGACTTTTACATGAGGCAGTGTTGATGCAGCAGCCTGCCCCCAATATCATGTATAATCCTGACGTTACTTATACTACTGGGAATGCATACATGACAAGTGAACTTGTGTCGTCCTACAGCAACAACACTATGTATGCCAACAGAGCAGCTTTTACAACAGAACTAGGTAACAGGGGAAGTAACTTAGTCATTCAGCCCACATACAGTTCACCAGAGTTGAATTCCCAGTTACCTCAGTTCAGCATTAAAGAGACTGAGCCCCTGTTGTACAAGCCACCTCCCCCTTATCCAAGGTCTAGCACCAGTACCCCAGACTTGGCCAAC CAGacggtcaaaggtcatgtgGGGGAAAGTCCAGATTTAGTGTCCAGGAAAACTCTCGGAGTGAAGACAAGTTTTAATGGAAGTGTAGACAATGTTCCCAAGGTTGTGACGGAccacaatgaattaaaaacttatcatacaaGTTCAGAAAATGTTATTCTTAACCAAGAAAGTGCAATACTTCACAGAGATACTACAGATTCTGTGGAGCAATCATTAGTCTTGCCAGACATTTCAACTTCAGCAGTCAGCCCTGATATCACAGTTCAACAGCCAGAGACAGATGATGCTTCTAGCGACCACTCTGGTGCCACATTTCATGTCAAAGACACAGACAGTGAAAAAGAAGATGACCGAAGTCCTAAATTAGACAGTGTGAAATCAAAAATTGCTATCAAATTTGTTGCTCCCAATAAAGCCCCTCCGCCCTCCACCTCTAAGGAGCTCATCACCCGGAGGGAGAGCTTCCGTCGTCAGATGATAGCAAGGACAACACAAGACAATCCGATCGGGAAGGATGACCCTCAAGATCCTGTAGTCATTCCGGAGCACAATGATGGGAGTAGTGTTGTAGTCAAACCTACAACCAGTCAGTCCACATTCATTCGGCGATTCTCCAGCCGAAGGTTGTCCCACAAGAAACCAGATGTTCCCCCGATCACTAGGCGAGCATCAGACATCGCCACAAAGTTTACAGGGCTGGATGTAGTACCACCAGTGGGGAATTATGTCCGACAGGTCAGTGCAGAGTCTGAGGAACCGGTAGCTGCAGAGGAGGACAGTGATTCAGATTATGAAAag GATGCCACAGTGAAACTGAAGATGGGGCCTCTCAAGATGGCTGCCATGAATGGTTTGACTATGTCCCGACCAATGGTATTAGCTCTTATGAATGATGAAAGCAGAGCTCCAAAGGATGAAAGA AGGAAGCTTTTGGAAAACAAATTGTCGGAGAACTTGGTTTTTAAGGAGTTTGAAGAAATTCCTAAGAAAGTTCCATCAGCAGAGTGTGTGGTGGCCAGACTTCCGGAGAATGAGAGCCGGAACAGATTCCGGGATGTCCTGCCTTATGACGTGACACGAGTTAAACTCACTCCAAGAAAAGACAACCACTCGGGTTATGTCAATGCTTCACACATTAAA TTGTCTTTCGGAGACCGAATGTGGTGGTACATAGCAACACAGGCCCCCCTGGAGGAAACCACTACCGACTTCTGGCAGATGGTCTGGGAACAGGAGGTGGATGTCATCGCCATGTTAACAGACTTATCG GAGCAGGGAAAACAGAAGTGTTACACCTACTGGCCTCAGGAGATAGGTCAGGAGCACAAGATTACATTTGGACAG TTTGAGGTGACATTGCTGTTCTGTAACGATTCTCTGTGTTACATCACCAACAGAATATCGGTGGTACACCTCCCCACCAAGAAGGAAAAACAGGTGTGGCATCTTCAGTATACTGACTGGCCAGACCATGGCTGCCCTGAGGACATGTATGGCTTCCTAg GATTTCTGGATGAAGTCGACTCGGTTCAGCGACTGGCTGAGAGTGAGGAGGGAAGTGGAAAGAAATCCCCCATCCTGGTCCACTGCAGTGCGGGGGCGGGCAGAACAGGCGTGGTCATCCTGACCCAGGTCATGAAGTGGTGTCTGGAACACAACTTT GATATTGATCTTCCTAAGGCCCTGGGTGCTATACGCCAACAACGAATGTTCATGGTTCAAACATTAGGACAGTATAACTTCATCCACAAGACTCTgattcaatatttaaagaacTCCAGACTCATCTAA